The following coding sequences lie in one Calypte anna isolate BGI_N300 chromosome 7, bCalAnn1_v1.p, whole genome shotgun sequence genomic window:
- the GBX2 gene encoding homeobox protein GBX-2 encodes MSAAFQPSLMMMQRPLGSSTAFSIDSLIGSPPPPAPGHFVYTGYPMFMPYRPVVLPPPPPPPPALPQGALQPALPPAHPHHHQLPSLPTGFCSSLAQGMALTSTLMATLPGTFPASPQHQEAARKFASPGNFEKAEGMPPDGGGDDGKAFVGKDGALLPYPAADAVQASLAGALRGQGKEDTKGDDDAKGKEESFSMDSDLDYSSDDNIPGQAAHKEEDSGNALEENPQNPPNSTNTTSTGKNRRRRTAFTSEQLLELEKEFHCKKYLSLTERSQIAHALKLSEVQVKIWFQNRRAKWKRVKAGNANSKTGEPSRNPKIVVPIPVHVSRFAIRSQHQQLEQARP; translated from the exons ATGAGCGCGGCTTTCCAGCCCTCGCTGATGATGATGCAGCGCCCGCTGGGAAGCAGCACGGCCTTCAGCATCGACTCGCTCATCGGCAGCCCCCCGCCGCCAGCCCCCGGCCACTTCGTCTATACCGGCTACCCCATGTTCATGCCCTACCGGCCCGTGGTGCTGCCGCCGCCCCCTCCGCCGCCCCCGGCGCTGCCGCAGGGCGCCCTGCAACCGGCGCTGCCCCCGGCgcatccccaccaccaccagctccccagcctgCCCACCGGCTTCTGCTCCAGTCTGGCCCAGGGCATGGCCCTCACCTCCACCCTCATGGCCACGCTGCCCGGCaccttccctgcctctccccagcaccaggaggCCGCCAGGAAGTTCGCTTCCCCCGGGAACTTCGAGAAAGCCGAGGGAATGCCCCCAGACGGCGGCGGCGACGACGGCAAAGCCTTCGTGGGGAAGGACGGAGCCCTCCTGCCCTACCCTGCCGCCGACGCCGTCCAGGCCTCCCTCG CCGGGGCTCTGCGGGGCCAGGGGAAGGAGGATACCAAAGGAGACGATGATGCGAAAGGCAAGGAGGAAAGTTTCTCCATGGACAGCGATCTAGACTATAGCTCGGACGACAACATCCCCGGCCAGGCTGCTCACAAGGAAGAGGACTCTGGCAACGCGCTAgaagaaaacccccaaaaccctccTAATTCCACCAACACCACGTCCACGGGCAAAAACCGGCGAAGGCGAACAGCGTTCACCAGCGAGCAGCTgttggagctggagaaggagttTCACTGCAAAAAGTACCTGTCCCTGACGGAGAGGTCCCAGATCGCTCACGCTCTCAAACTCAGCGAGGTGCAGGTGAAAATCTGGTTCCAGAACAGACGGGCTAAATGGAAACGGGTCAAGGCGGGCAACGCCAACTCCAAGACAGGGGAGCCCTCCCGAAACCCTAAGATCGTGGTACCCATCCCGGTGCATGTCAGCAGGTTTGCGATCAGGAGTCAGCATCAGCAGCTGGAGCAAGCCCGACCCTGA